The Candidatus Angelobacter sp. DNA window ATGACAGCTCTTTTTGTGTTTTGCCGCGTGTGGTCGAAAGAAATGCGCCTGTGCCCGCAAGAAAGATGAAGACCGGCGCGCAGTAATGCGTGATCCAACGGGTTAGGAACAATGCAGAATGGGTTTTCGTCAGATCGGTCGGGTCAAACGCCAGATCTTTCGAGAAGAAATCGCGCGTGTGATCCAGCGCCATGATGACCATGACCAGTCCGCGCAACGTGTCCACGGAATCGAGGCGGGCGCGGGGAAAACCTTGATTATGGGAATTGTCCGTTGCCGGGACGGTTTCCATTCACGCCTCTGTTACCATACGCCATCGCGCGACGCGACGTGAATTTTTTGCCGAAAATTGCACTTGGACAATTTGCGCGGCCGGGGTTTAGATTTCGCGCGTGGACGAACAGATTCGCATCCTCGTTTTCGACGACGACGCCACGGATGCCGAATTGATTCGACGCGCGCTTCGGCGGCACGATGCGGGGTTTCAGGTCGGCTGTGTATCCACAGAGCGGGAATATCTGGCCGCCCTGCGGGATTTTTCTCCGAGCGTCATACTTTCCGATTACAAGCTTCCTCTCTGCGGCGGCGCCTTTGCGCTGAAAATGGCCCGTGAAATGTGTCCGGAGGTGCCGTTCATTTTCGTCAGCGGCTTCGTTCAGGACGGCGTGGCCACGGAGCTGCTCCGGCGCGGCGCCCGGGCTTACACCTCCAAGAACGAACTGGACCAGCTCGGGCCAATCATCGACCGTGCCCTCGCGGAAGGCGCGCCCAAGCCCCATCCGGCAACGGAACCTGTCGCGCGCGAGCAGGTGAATCCGGCCAGCGCGCGAAGCTGATGGGCGCCGGGCAGGTCGCAATTGGCTCCCTGCACACTGCCGAAAAAAACTGCGAGGACTCTTCTGTGCAGGCGGCGTCACCCAACTTCGCCGCGCGAACTCACTTCAGCGCCTGGTAGTAGCCCGCCGCGAAGGCGCTGAAAAAATTGTGTTCGTTGAACGGGAAATGTTGGACGAGCGCCACGGCCACAATTTTATCCTTCGGATCAATCTGGCAATACGTTGTGGCCGCGCCGTACCAGCCAAATTGCCCGATGGATGACGGGATGGAGAGTCGCCCCAGATCCGTCGTTACTTCAACGCCGAATCCGAATCCCTTCTGGCGGTTTGCGGCCTGATTGTCAGGCAGCGTGACCATGTGGTTCGCTGTCATCAACTCCACCGTCTTGCGTCCAAGAATCCGGTGGCCGTCAAGCGTGCCGCCGTTCAGCAGCATCTGGGCAAAACGCGCGTAATCGCCCGCCGTCGAAAACAGTCCGCCGCCGCCGCTCTCGATGCCGCGGCCCGCCTCGGCCCGGGCGATGGCCAGGGGCTCGGCTTCCACAAGCTTGCCGCCGGGCCCATGCTTGTACGTCTTTGCCAGCCGATACATTTTTTCGGGCGGCACATCAAA harbors:
- a CDS encoding response regulator, yielding MDEQIRILVFDDDATDAELIRRALRRHDAGFQVGCVSTEREYLAALRDFSPSVILSDYKLPLCGGAFALKMAREMCPEVPFIFVSGFVQDGVATELLRRGARAYTSKNELDQLGPIIDRALAEGAPKPHPATEPVAREQVNPASARS